From a single Nicotiana tabacum cultivar K326 chromosome 8, ASM71507v2, whole genome shotgun sequence genomic region:
- the LOC107782881 gene encoding uncharacterized protein LOC107782881, with amino-acid sequence MGDFNTVLTSQDRHHGTIIQDMETKDFRKFMNDTRMNELPTVGRDYTWINNHTYSKIDRGLVNIDWMITMRSMSIQILEPSFSNNSPLKLMISQMQRKKTSPFRFFNCIAKHPQFIPEVDQAWNTTGGDWKLQGVKNKLKRVKQVIKRLNTQYYKGVEDRIRVIRRELQEVYEKISCRMLNAKLIEEVNELNSKLEKWILIEERIYRQRSRVQWLKLGDNNSAYFFAHMNNRNILNGIDDLTNDLGVHLHIEEEKEVEVLGYYKQLLGSNASAIPAIDPNVMKRGAILNREQ; translated from the coding sequence ATGGGAGATTTTAATACAGTATTGACTAGTCAGGATCGACACCATGGTACAATAATACAAGATATGGAAACAAAAGATTTTAGGAAATTCATGAATGATACAAGAATGAATGAGTTACCTACTGTGGGAAGGGATTACACATGGATAAATAATCATACATATAGCAAAATTGATAGAGGATTGGTAAACATAGACTGGATGATAACAATGCGCAGTATGAGTATACAAATCCTAGAGCCATCTTTCTCTAACAATTCCCCACTTAAGCTGATGATTTCACAAATGCAGAGGAAGAAAACCAGCCCATTTAGATTTTTCAATTGCATTGCTAAGCATCCTCAATTTATACCAGAAGTAGATCAAGCATGGAACACAACTGGAGGAGATTGGAAGCTACAGGGAGTCAAGAACAAACTAAAAAGAGTTAAGCAAGTTATTAAGAGGCTCAACACTCAATATTACAAAGGTGTGGAGGACAGAATCAGAGTAATCAGAAGGGAACTGCAGGAAGTGTATGAGAAAATAAGCTGTAGAATGTTGAATGCAAAATTAATTGAGGAAGTAAATGAACTAAACAGTAAATTGGAGAAATGGATACTAATAGAGGAAAGAATTTATAGGCAACGATCAAGGGTACAGTGGCTGAAGTTGGGAGATAATAACTCTGCATATTTCTTTGCTCATATGAATAATAGGAACATTTTGAACGGAATAGATGATCTCACGAATGATCTAGGGGTTCATTTACACATAGAGGAGGAAAAAGAGGTTGAAGTACTTGGATACTATAAACAATTGCTAGGATCAAATGCTTCTGCAATCCCAGCAATAGATCCAAATGTAATGAAAAGAGGGGCAATCCTCAATAGAGAGCAGTAA